One Phoenix dactylifera cultivar Barhee BC4 chromosome 8, palm_55x_up_171113_PBpolish2nd_filt_p, whole genome shotgun sequence genomic window carries:
- the LOC103720196 gene encoding calcium-transporting ATPase 7, plasma membrane-type-like, whose translation MDFAACFLAPGRRITLPHKRWRVAMTVIYSCRTICTLAKKKLSAVLRSPSYVLLDIDGADHQSETPVFDVDAEVLSTVVKEKKLDDLHRLGGVSMLAGRLACHAEAGIAGGIGDLRRRQEVFGSNTYPKPKPKGFFWFVYEALNDFFLLILIACAVVSLGFGIKEHGIKDGWYDGASIFLAIFLVAVVSSISNFRQMKRFDKLAGECSNIHANVIRDGRRQDVSIFDIVVGDIVFLKIGDQVPADGLFLEGHSLQVDESSMTGECHPIDVDAQKNPFLTSGVKVVDGYARMLVTAVGMDTTWGEMMSTITRETTEPTPLQERLQKLTSSIGKIGIAVAVLVFAVLMIRYFTGSTTDENGRPKFDRRKVTADGVISAIVEIFQQAVTIIVVAIPEGLPLAVTLTLAFSMKRMMKDHALVRRLSACETMGSVTTICTDKTGTLTLNQMMVTTFWVGEERVERGGAASIDGRILRFIHQGVGLNTTGSVYRPNSVSEPEITGSPTEKALLSWALELGMDVEELKRSCDIVHVEAFNSEKKRSGVLVKENGRAATIAHWKGAAEMILARCSNYIETNGMIREMDAEKRRMFDLIIKDMAACSLRCIAFACKESEAEDVRKLDDERLTLLGLVGLKDPCRPKARSAIQACRSAGAAVKMITGDNVFTARAIAAECGILRDDDLDGLVIEGEEFRNYSIEKRLEMVDRIRVMARSSPFDKLLMVQSLKQKGHVVAVTGDGTNDAPALKEADVGLSMGIQGTEVAKESSDIIIMDDNFDTVVTVMRWGRCVYTNIQKFLQFQLTVNIAALVINFVSAVASGEVPLTTVQLLWVNLIMDTMGALALATDRPTKELMQKPPVGRTEPLISNIMWRNITAQALFQIAVLLVFQFAGKSIFGASEKINNTMIFNTFVLCQVFNEFNARKLEKKNVFEGIHRNQLFLGIIAVTLILQVMMVELLKRFADTERLDWGQWGICAGIAAISWPIAWIVKCIHVSTTPVSDLLALCKVF comes from the exons ATGGACTTTGCTGCTTGCTTCCTCGCCCCAGGCCGCCGCATCACCTTGCCTCACAAGAGATGGCGCGTGGCGATGACTGTCATCTACTCGTGCCGCACCATCTGCACCCTTGCGAAGAAAAAGCTCAGCGCCGTCCTCCGCAGCCCATCCTACGTCCTCCTCGACATCGACGGCGCCGATCACCAAAGCGAAACTCCGGTCTTTGACGTCGATGCCGAGGTCCTGTCGACCGTCGTCAAGGAGAAGAAGCTTGATGACTTGCACCGGCTCGGCGGAGTCAGCATGCTGGCTGGCAGGTTGGCTTGTCATGCAGAGGCCGGGATCGCCGGCGGCATTGGTGATCTTCGCCGGAGACAGGAGGTGTTTGGTTCGAATACATATCCGAAGCCCAAGCCTAAGGGGTTCTTTTGGTTTGTGTATGAAGCGCTTAATGATTTCTTCCTCCTCATCCTTATTGCTTGCGCTGTTGTCTCTCTTGGATTTGGAATCAAAGAGCATGGCATTAAAGATGGCTG GTACGATGGCGCCAGCATTTTCCTTGCCATCTTCTTGGTCGCCGTCGTCTCCTCCATCAGCAACTTCCGCCAGATGAAGCGCTTCGACAAGCTCGCCGGCGAGTGTAGCAACATCCACGCCAATGTCATCAGAGATGGCCGGCGGCAGGACGTGTCCATCTTCGACATTGTCGTGGGGGACATCGTCTTCCTCAAGATCGGCGACCAAGTCCCCGCTGATGGCCTCTTCCTCGAAGGCCACTCTTTGCAAGTCGACGAATCCAGCATGACCGGCGAATGCCACCCCATCGACGTCGACGCCCAAAAGAACCCCTTCCTCACCTCCGGCGTCAAAGTGGTGGATGGTTACGCTCGAATGCTCGTCACCGCCGTCGGCATGGACACTACATGGGGAGAGATGATGAGCACCATCACCCGCGAGACCACCGAGCCGACACCGCTCCAGGAGCGGCTCCAAAAGCTCACGTCGAGCATCGGGAAGATCGGAATTGCGGTCGCCGTCTTAGTCTTCGCAGTCCTGATGATCCGCTACTTCACCGGAAGCACCACAGATGAGAACGGCCGGCCAAAGTTCGACAGGAGAAAGGTGACGGCCGACGGCGTGATCAGCGCCATAGTGGAGATATTCCAGCAGGCGGTCACCATCATCGTCGTCGCCATCCCCGAAGGCCTTCCCCTGGCGGTGACTCTGACTTTGGCCTTCtccatgaagaggatgatgaaggATCATGCATTGGTGCGGAGGCTCTCAGCGTGCGAGACGATGGGCTCGGTGACGACCATCTGCACCGACAAAACAGGGACGTTGACATTGAATCAGATGATGGTCACCACGTTTTGGGTTGGCGAAGAAAGGGTCGAGAGGGGCGGCGCCGCTTCCATTGATGGAAGAATTCTCCGCTTCATCCACCAAGGAGTTGGGTTGAACACTACCGGTAGTGTTTACAGGCCTAATTCCGTTTCAGAGCCAGAGATCACCGGCAGCCCAACAGAGAAAGCGCTTCTTTCTTGGGCACTTGAGCTTGGGATGGATGTCGAGGAGTTGAAAAGAAGCTGCGACATTGTCCATGTCGAGGCCTTCAATTCGGAGAAGAAGCGAAGTGGAGTTCTGGTGAAGGAGAACGGAAGGGCGGCGACGATCGCACATTGGAAAGGAGCTGCAGAAATGATTCTTGCTCGGTGCTCGAACTACATTGAGACAAATGGCATGATTCGAGAAATGGATGCTGAGAAGAGAAGGATgtttgatctcattatcaagGACATGGCAGCTTGTAGCCTTAGATGCATTGCCTTTGCCTGCAAGGAGTCTGAAGCAGAGGATGTTCGAAAGCTTGATGATGAGAGGCTAACTTTGCTGGGATTGGTTGGCCTGAAAGATCCATGCCGGCCCAAAGCGAGATCGGCAATTCAAGCTTGTCGAAGTGCTGGAGCCGCCGTCAAGATGATAACAGGTGACAATGTCTTCACAGCCAGAGCGATCGCCGCCGAATGCGGAATACTCAGAGATGATGACTTGGATGGACTGGTGATCGAAGGGGAAGAGTTCCGAAACTATTCGATAGAGAAGAGATTGGAAATGGTGGATAGAATCCGAGTGATGGCAAGGTCATCTCCATTCGATAAGCTGCTGATGGTGCAGTCCTTGAAGCAGAAGGGCCATGTTGTTGCAGTCACTGGAGATGGGACAAATGATGCACCAGCACTCAAGGAAGCTGATGTTGGGCTCTCCATGGGCATCCAGGGCACAGAGGTGGCCAAGGAGAGCTCGGACATCATAATAATGGATGACAACTTCGACACCGTCGTCACCGTCATGAGATGGGGAAGGTGTGTCTACACAAACATTCAGAAATTTCTTCAGTTTCAGCTCACAGTGAACATTGCAGCACTGGTCATAAACTTCGTGTCGGCGGTCGCTTCTGGTGAAGTTCCATTGACTACCGTTCAGCTCTTGTGGGTGAACTTGATCATGGATACCATGGGAGCTCTGGCATTAGCTACTGATAGACCAACAAAGGAATTGATGCAAAAGCCACCTGTAGGACGAACCGAGCCACTAATCAGCAACATCATGTGGAGGAACATTACAGCACAGGCTCTCTTTCAGATAGCAGTTCTACTGGTGTTCCAGTTTGCAGGGAAGTCCATATTTGGAGCAAGTGAAAAGATCAACAACACAATGATCTTTAATACGTTTGTGTTGTGCCAAGTCTTCAATGAATTCAATGCGAGGAAGCTGGAGAAGAAGAATGTGTTTGAGGGGATTCATAGGAACCAACTCTTCTTGGGGATCATTGCAGTGACCTTGATCCTGCAGGTGATGATGGTGGAGCTGTTGAAAAGGTTTGCCGATACAGAAAGGTTAGACTGGGGACAATGGGGTATTTGCGCTGGTATTGCAGCTATCTCATGGCCAATTGCTTGGATTGTAAAGTGTATACATGTTTCTACCACACCAGTCTCTGACCTTCTTGCTCTCTGTAAAGTTTTCTAG
- the LOC120111710 gene encoding uncharacterized protein LOC120111710, protein MALAHSRWRIGDGQSIDVLEDPWVDALPLSLWPTTISVEAGAGLRVSDLLRPGEAEWDGDRLGQLFGEHLVERVRAIPLPGSAGPDVRVWSTTCRASAGIGEVSRVLQLGLQSGLDCGWVWRFGLHQRVALFLWKVAWERLPTCSVLSRRGMSLSPLCLVCGVAESVDHVLFHCERARGVWRLTEIQGDAWSSRVIFLEIVRHWAGDPHMRRLAIRASCTAYQIWLARNARVFGERRLSQRFVMERACAQADEIIYVESAHRPLIARDTWGSHIASAAPHRVFFTWEPPPPSFLKVNFDGSVLDGGRRGGAGFIVRGPGADAMAAGGCQIFDTSVPGAELHAAWMGLSYARRVLHASSILLEGDSATVVS, encoded by the coding sequence ATGGCTCTGGCGCATTCGAGGTGGCGGATCGGTGACGGACAGAGCATCGATGTGTTGGAGGACCCATGGGTGGATGCACTTCCTCTGAGTCTATGGCCGACGACGATCAGTGTTGAGGCAGGGGCAGGACTTCGGGTCTCTGACCTGCTCAGGCCGGGGGAGGCAGAGTGGGATGGCGATAGGCTGGGCCAGCTATTTGGGGAGCATCTTGTGGAGCGGGTAAGGGCGATCCCCCTTCCGGGATCTGCAGGTCCAGATGTCAGAGTTTGGAGCACTACCTGTCGAGCCAGTGCTGGGATTGGTGAGGTTTCCCGGGTTCTTCAGCTGGGGTTACAGTCGGGCCTAGACTGTGGTTGGGTGTGGAGGTTCGGACTACACCAGAGGGTTGCCCtcttcctctggaaggtggcttgggagCGGTTGCCGACATGCTCAGTCTTGAGTAGACGTGGTATGAGCCTGTCCCCCTTATGTCTGGTTTGCGGGGTGGCCGAGTCAGTAGATCATGTACTATTCCACTGCGAGAGGGCGAGAGGTGTATGGAGGTTGACTGAGATCCAGGGGGACGCCTGGAGCAGTAGGGTTATTTTCCTGGAGATAGTTCGACATTGGGCTGGTGATCCTCACATGCGGAGATTAGCCATTAGGGCGTCTTGTACAGCATATCAGATATGGCTGGCCAGGAACGCCCGGGTGTTTGGGGAGCGGCGGCTATCCCAGCGTTTTGTGATGGAGCGGGCCTGTGCCCAAGCTGATGAGATTATCTATGTAGAGTCTGCTCatagacctttgatagctcgggacacctggggctcCCACATTGCTTCGGCAGCTCCGCATCGGGTATTctttacctgggagcccccacccccgagtttcctcaaggttaaTTTCGATGGCTCTGTCTTGGACGGTGGCAGGAGGGGAGGGGCCGGATTTATTGTCAGGGGCCCCGGCGCTGATGCGATGGCAGCTGGAGGCTGTCAGATTTTTGATACTTCGGTTCCAGGGGCGGAGCTGCACGCGGCCTGGATGGGTCTGTCTTATGCGCGGCGGGTGCTCCACGCGAGCTCGATCCTGCTCGAGGGTGACTCAGCTACGGTGGTCAGCTAG